One region of Cardinium endosymbiont of Culicoides punctatus genomic DNA includes:
- the tpiA gene encoding triose-phosphate isomerase translates to MMHKYLIGNWKMNKTLQEAMDCIQYLLPQLEAIKDAIHSINLNLVIAPSFVHLWPIKELIQHHTLIQLAAQNCHHEIQGAFTGEVSAAMLASVDVKYVIIGHSERRIYQKETNDLLASKVKKVLAAGMSPILCCGENIEQRNTGEHKTAIYHQLKGGLVDLTLQEVQKLLVAYEPVWAIGTGQVASLEVITEMHDFIREILLEQYGMIGEKIPILYGGSCNAKNIAAILNGSNVNGGLIGGASLQVNHFMEMINNIT, encoded by the coding sequence ATGATGCATAAATACCTTATAGGGAATTGGAAAATGAATAAAACATTGCAAGAAGCAATGGATTGTATACAATATTTACTTCCTCAACTAGAAGCCATCAAAGATGCTATACATAGTATTAACTTAAACTTGGTTATTGCCCCTTCTTTTGTTCATTTATGGCCTATCAAGGAACTTATACAGCATCATACCCTTATTCAGTTAGCTGCACAAAATTGTCACCATGAAATCCAAGGAGCTTTTACGGGAGAAGTATCTGCTGCCATGCTTGCCTCTGTAGATGTCAAGTATGTAATTATTGGTCATAGTGAGCGTAGAATATACCAAAAGGAAACCAATGATTTGCTAGCAAGTAAAGTCAAAAAAGTATTAGCCGCTGGTATGTCTCCAATTCTTTGCTGTGGAGAAAATATAGAACAGCGAAATACAGGTGAACATAAAACAGCTATATATCATCAGTTAAAAGGGGGATTGGTTGACCTTACTCTACAGGAAGTACAAAAACTACTCGTTGCCTATGAACCTGTTTGGGCTATTGGCACAGGACAAGTAGCAAGCTTAGAAGTTATAACAGAAATGCATGATTTTATAAGAGAAATATTATTGGAGCAGTATGGCATGATAGGAGAAAAAATACCTATTTTATATGGTGGCAGCTGTAATGCAAAAAATATAGCAGCTATATTGAATGGTTCTAATGTAAATGGTGGGTTAATTGGAGGGGCTTCGCTGCAAGTGAACCACTTTATGGAAATGATTAACAACATTACTTGA
- the rbfA gene encoding 30S ribosome-binding factor RbfA, whose protein sequence is MIQSNDSVRKHQIARIVQKELGALFLSEKSRLFNNAFISVSAVYLGKDFGVARVYLSFSLNEKKHELLKKVQAQKSMIRKLLGKKIAHKARRIPDLVFCIDDSVMQGAAVTALIDQLNLDNDNLD, encoded by the coding sequence ATGATACAGTCTAATGATTCTGTTCGTAAGCATCAAATTGCTAGGATAGTACAAAAAGAATTAGGCGCATTGTTTCTATCAGAAAAAAGCAGATTGTTTAACAATGCATTTATTTCTGTTTCAGCTGTTTATTTAGGAAAAGATTTTGGTGTAGCAAGGGTGTATTTAAGCTTTTCCTTAAATGAGAAAAAACATGAACTATTGAAAAAAGTACAAGCTCAAAAAAGTATGATTCGTAAATTACTTGGTAAAAAGATTGCTCATAAAGCACGCAGGATACCCGATCTAGTATTCTGTATAGACGATTCCGTTATGCAAGGAGCTGCTGTTACTGCTTTAATTGACCAATTAAATTTAGATAATGATAATTTAGATTAG
- a CDS encoding pyruvate dehydrogenase complex E1 component subunit beta, with amino-acid sequence MRQIQFREALREAMTEEMLKDETIFLMGEEVAAYNGAYKVSQGMLERFGSERVIDTPISEAGFSGLGIGAAMNGLRPIIEFMTFNFSLVAIDQIVNGAAKIHSMSGGQFHVPIVFRGATGNAGMLSSQHSQNFENWYANCPGLKVIVPSNPYDAKGLLKSAIRDDNPVIFMESELMYGDLGEVPEAEYLLPIGKAEVIQQGTDVTLVSFGKMVKVIYEAAAVMAQQGVAVELIDLKTVRPLDLSTIIQSVKKTNRLVIVEEAWPLASIASEIAYQVQKHAFDYLDAPIQKINSLDVPLPYAPTLIEAILPNVSKTVSALKSVLYLD; translated from the coding sequence ATGCGACAGATACAATTTAGGGAGGCGTTGCGTGAAGCAATGACAGAAGAAATGCTCAAAGATGAAACGATCTTCTTAATGGGAGAAGAAGTCGCAGCATATAATGGTGCCTATAAGGTAAGTCAAGGCATGTTGGAACGGTTTGGTTCAGAAAGAGTTATTGATACGCCTATTTCTGAAGCGGGTTTTTCAGGACTTGGAATAGGAGCCGCTATGAATGGATTACGACCCATTATAGAATTCATGACTTTCAATTTTTCTTTGGTAGCTATAGACCAAATTGTAAATGGAGCGGCTAAAATACACTCTATGTCTGGTGGTCAATTTCATGTGCCCATTGTTTTTAGAGGAGCAACTGGCAATGCAGGGATGTTAAGTTCACAACATTCTCAAAACTTTGAAAACTGGTATGCCAATTGTCCAGGCTTAAAGGTTATTGTCCCTTCTAATCCATATGATGCCAAAGGATTGCTTAAAAGTGCGATTAGAGATGATAATCCTGTAATCTTTATGGAGTCAGAGCTAATGTATGGTGATTTGGGTGAAGTGCCTGAAGCAGAATACCTACTTCCCATAGGTAAAGCAGAGGTGATACAACAGGGAACAGATGTAACATTGGTTTCTTTTGGTAAAATGGTTAAAGTTATTTATGAAGCTGCAGCAGTAATGGCACAACAAGGTGTTGCAGTAGAACTCATTGACTTGAAAACAGTACGTCCATTGGATTTGTCTACGATTATTCAATCTGTAAAAAAAACCAACCGTTTAGTGATCGTAGAAGAGGCCTGGCCATTAGCCTCGATCGCATCTGAAATAGCCTATCAAGTACAAAAACATGCTTTTGACTACTTAGATGCGCCTATTCAAAAAATAAATAGCTTAGATGTTCCATTGCCCTATGCACCCACACTTATAGAAGCTATTTTGCCAAATGTATCTAAAACCGTTTCAGCCCTTAAATCTGTCTTATATTTAGATTAA